Proteins from a single region of Demequina sp. NBRC 110054:
- a CDS encoding GNAT family N-acetyltransferase has product MRQAVASDAAEIVHLGALMYKAVGAKPTPQWAAESTRTVRTRLGKDLIGIVIDAPEGGLACCGLVNIGPRLPRPGATSHEVAYVQWVSTAPQHQRKGYAHAVMKALLEETSARGIEVVELHASPMGREIYEELGFFVKSDNIAMTHVRRRPTQ; this is encoded by the coding sequence GTGAGACAGGCCGTCGCGTCCGACGCGGCGGAGATCGTCCATCTCGGCGCGCTCATGTACAAGGCGGTGGGCGCGAAGCCGACGCCGCAGTGGGCCGCAGAGTCGACCCGCACCGTGCGCACGCGCCTCGGCAAGGACCTCATCGGGATCGTCATCGATGCTCCTGAGGGCGGACTCGCGTGCTGCGGTCTCGTGAACATCGGACCGCGTCTGCCGCGTCCTGGCGCGACGTCGCACGAGGTGGCCTATGTCCAATGGGTGTCGACCGCGCCGCAGCACCAGCGCAAGGGGTATGCCCACGCGGTGATGAAGGCGCTGCTCGAGGAGACGAGTGCGCGGGGCATCGAGGTCGTCGAGCTCCACGCCTCGCCGATGGGGCGCGAGATCTACGAGGAGCTCGGCTTCTTCGTGAAGAGCGACAACATCGCCATGACGCACGTGCGGCGCCGACCGACGCAGTAG
- a CDS encoding DMT family transporter: MNDSAAMRRSPALGAAFVLTGAFLFGFNGSMTKVVMQAGISPEQLTLMRVLGTALIAGTVLLLTDRSQFRVSRTDLGRFAALGIGGLALVQWLYAVAIKHLPVGVALLFEYMAVIIVAVVARVVFKESVHPRLWWAIGAVLVGLAVVAEVWDSSLSLLGVAAGLGAACAYAFYFLAGERSVAGRPPMAVAFWASTFATAFWLVFSGWWTMPGGTFTADVSFGGALDSIVTPMWVPLVAMVSLGAFAPFTLIFMSLRHISATASGILASSEVLFAFTVAWLWLGETLEPLQVAGAAVVFVGIVVAQTARERPSQADPDDAFALAVPPEAP, encoded by the coding sequence GTGAACGACTCCGCGGCGATGCGCCGCTCCCCCGCGCTCGGCGCCGCCTTCGTCCTCACGGGGGCGTTCCTGTTCGGCTTCAACGGCTCGATGACCAAGGTCGTCATGCAGGCCGGCATCTCACCCGAGCAGCTGACACTCATGCGCGTGCTCGGCACCGCGCTCATCGCTGGCACGGTGCTGCTGCTCACCGACCGTTCGCAGTTCCGGGTGTCGCGCACGGACCTGGGCAGGTTCGCCGCGCTGGGAATCGGCGGGCTCGCGCTCGTCCAGTGGCTCTACGCGGTCGCGATCAAGCATCTGCCCGTCGGAGTCGCGCTGCTGTTCGAGTACATGGCGGTCATCATCGTGGCCGTCGTCGCGCGGGTGGTGTTCAAGGAGAGCGTGCATCCGCGGCTGTGGTGGGCGATCGGCGCGGTGCTCGTCGGGCTCGCGGTCGTCGCCGAGGTGTGGGACTCCTCGCTGTCGCTGCTCGGCGTCGCCGCCGGTCTCGGAGCGGCATGCGCCTACGCGTTCTACTTCCTTGCGGGCGAACGGTCCGTTGCAGGCAGACCACCGATGGCGGTCGCCTTCTGGGCCTCGACCTTCGCGACGGCCTTCTGGCTCGTGTTCTCTGGCTGGTGGACGATGCCCGGCGGGACCTTCACCGCGGACGTGTCCTTCGGGGGCGCGCTGGACAGCATCGTGACGCCCATGTGGGTACCGCTGGTCGCCATGGTCTCGCTCGGCGCATTCGCGCCGTTCACGCTGATCTTCATGTCGCTGCGCCACATCAGCGCGACGGCCTCGGGGATCCTCGCGTCGTCCGAGGTGCTCTTCGCGTTCACCGTCGCCTGGCTGTGGCTCGGAGAGACGCTCGAGCCGCTCCAGGTCGCAGGCGCCGCGGTCGTGTTCGTCGGTATCGTCGTCGCGCAGACGGCGCGAGAGAGGCCCTCCCAAGCCGATCCGGACGACGCGTTCGCGCTCGCCGTCCCGCCGGAGGCCCCCTAG
- a CDS encoding AAA family ATPase: protein MTQVARATQMIGRDEELGVLLHALDDGARGKPRALVVKGEAGIGKTLLVREFMRIAEARPAPPETVVTMSQCVDLGTIGAPFVPIRRLLHDLLAKVGRPAFEDAAGGQAVLATLGALVPELEIEGPRGASHSGDYVAEAIERLLEGLSQDLHLVIVIEDIHWADAATLSLLRTLSSTLRGAHLTLVATYRTEEVTKDAPARALLTELERNRAVDVFALPRLGRESLEALAAQLVGRPLTSHEMTTLEARSEGVPFFVEELLDIAQADLPETLRDVILARVDRLPDEARRVVQASSVCGVAVSHTDLAAIWDGEDADLTSGLRDALDGHVLVAENDRYRFRHALIREAMLDEMLPPERAEMHRRIAKVLQARLDWGDRSSASAAAEHWLAAGDREAAFDATVSAMTFARATLSIESAARLGERLLDLWHEVAEPEVAAGIGEHELYLQVARDYASAHQLRDCMRVVERAIPRLPPERVHLRVELLFEQIQASLETEQRQHLVQRLDEVDALLEGLDDAESVRLHALALSYRAAHVREGDRMAMLDEAIALAESVGSQETVAHAMLSQARLRWVDGRIEEGLADLLRLEPLLEEGSELWFMTVDNAVVAMLMLGRFEESATKGLACAQRARELGRERAGAHVLSNTAEALTSAGRVDEGLAAARRSRALMGSDSLQTTFNALQIEGMALVWGDRIAECETLLGHSRDAWDVASQDLQWVGVANELLIDLAIAKAHDARAAERARTLEEAMPLLDPLAWEHAQDSPADIDVLLVSGAALLAEAQAHTSLDLSAPIERIEKLAARLAGGYWREILGPYVNASLHDAHGVPHGEEGWREAVRVGESGRTPRRLRYVARLRLAEALTSQAVRRDREWEEAIDLLRSVVAEAPGDGCDLVARWARELLARLGARGTTDAAPLGELTERERQVLTLVADGLTNAAIAKRLFISPKTVSVHVSSILAKTGASNRAQAAVLLTGESPTQLAAPRPEVAP from the coding sequence GTGACGCAGGTCGCCCGCGCGACGCAGATGATCGGGCGCGATGAGGAGTTGGGGGTGCTGCTCCACGCGCTCGACGATGGCGCGCGCGGCAAGCCCCGCGCTCTGGTCGTCAAGGGCGAGGCCGGCATCGGGAAGACCCTCCTCGTGCGCGAGTTCATGCGAATCGCGGAGGCCAGGCCCGCTCCCCCTGAGACCGTCGTGACGATGAGCCAGTGCGTCGACCTCGGCACGATCGGCGCACCCTTCGTGCCCATCCGCAGGCTCTTGCACGACCTGCTCGCGAAGGTCGGCCGGCCGGCCTTCGAGGACGCCGCGGGTGGGCAGGCCGTCCTCGCCACCCTTGGCGCGCTCGTGCCCGAGCTGGAGATCGAGGGCCCGCGGGGCGCCTCGCATAGCGGCGACTACGTCGCGGAGGCGATCGAGCGGCTGCTCGAGGGGCTTTCCCAGGACCTTCACCTGGTGATCGTGATCGAGGACATCCACTGGGCGGACGCCGCGACCCTCTCGCTGCTCCGCACCCTGTCCTCGACCTTGAGGGGAGCGCATCTGACGCTCGTCGCGACGTACCGGACCGAGGAGGTGACCAAGGACGCCCCCGCGCGGGCGCTGCTGACCGAGCTCGAGCGAAACCGGGCCGTCGACGTCTTCGCCCTCCCCAGGCTAGGCCGCGAGAGCCTCGAGGCCCTCGCCGCCCAGCTCGTCGGTCGCCCCCTCACCTCCCACGAGATGACAACGCTCGAGGCGCGCAGCGAAGGAGTCCCCTTCTTCGTCGAGGAGCTCCTCGACATCGCGCAGGCGGATCTTCCCGAGACGCTCCGCGACGTCATCCTGGCTCGAGTGGATCGATTGCCGGACGAGGCGCGCAGAGTCGTGCAGGCCTCGTCTGTCTGCGGCGTCGCGGTGAGCCACACCGACCTCGCGGCAATCTGGGACGGCGAAGACGCGGACCTCACCAGTGGCCTGCGCGATGCCCTCGATGGCCACGTGCTCGTCGCCGAGAACGACCGATACCGATTCCGCCACGCGCTGATCCGCGAGGCGATGCTCGACGAGATGCTCCCGCCCGAACGGGCCGAGATGCATCGGCGGATCGCGAAGGTGCTCCAGGCTCGCCTCGACTGGGGGGATCGGTCGAGCGCCTCGGCCGCTGCCGAGCACTGGCTCGCGGCCGGGGACAGGGAGGCGGCGTTCGACGCGACAGTGTCCGCGATGACCTTCGCGCGCGCGACGCTCTCCATCGAGAGCGCGGCCCGTCTCGGAGAGCGTCTCCTGGATCTGTGGCACGAGGTCGCCGAGCCCGAGGTCGCGGCCGGCATCGGCGAGCACGAGCTGTATCTCCAGGTCGCGCGGGACTACGCGAGTGCCCATCAGCTCCGCGACTGCATGCGCGTGGTCGAGCGCGCGATCCCGCGCTTGCCGCCAGAGCGGGTGCACCTGCGGGTCGAGCTCCTCTTCGAGCAGATCCAGGCGAGTCTCGAGACGGAGCAGCGCCAGCACCTCGTGCAGCGGCTCGATGAGGTCGACGCGCTGCTTGAGGGACTGGACGATGCCGAATCGGTACGGCTCCATGCGCTCGCACTCTCCTATCGCGCGGCGCACGTGCGCGAGGGCGACCGCATGGCGATGCTCGACGAGGCGATCGCGCTGGCGGAGTCCGTCGGCTCCCAGGAGACCGTCGCTCACGCGATGCTGTCGCAGGCGCGCCTGCGGTGGGTCGACGGCAGGATCGAGGAAGGCCTCGCGGACCTGCTCCGGCTCGAGCCGCTGCTCGAGGAGGGTTCCGAGCTGTGGTTCATGACGGTCGACAACGCCGTGGTCGCGATGCTGATGCTCGGCCGCTTCGAGGAGTCCGCGACGAAGGGCCTTGCCTGCGCGCAGCGCGCCCGAGAGCTTGGCCGCGAGCGGGCGGGCGCTCATGTGCTCAGCAACACCGCGGAGGCGCTCACGTCCGCGGGCCGGGTCGACGAGGGCCTCGCCGCGGCCCGACGCTCGCGCGCACTCATGGGCAGCGATTCGCTCCAGACGACCTTCAACGCGCTCCAGATCGAGGGGATGGCGCTCGTGTGGGGAGACCGGATCGCGGAATGCGAGACCCTCCTCGGACACTCTCGCGATGCGTGGGACGTCGCGAGTCAGGACCTGCAGTGGGTGGGCGTCGCGAACGAGCTGCTGATCGACCTGGCAATCGCCAAGGCCCACGACGCTCGCGCGGCCGAGCGCGCACGCACGCTCGAGGAGGCGATGCCCCTGCTCGACCCGCTCGCGTGGGAGCACGCCCAGGACTCGCCTGCCGACATCGACGTCCTGCTCGTGTCCGGCGCCGCCCTGCTCGCCGAAGCCCAAGCGCATACGTCGCTCGATCTGTCCGCTCCCATCGAGCGGATCGAGAAGCTGGCGGCTCGGCTCGCAGGCGGATACTGGCGCGAGATCCTCGGCCCGTATGTCAATGCCTCACTCCACGACGCGCACGGCGTCCCGCACGGCGAGGAGGGTTGGCGCGAAGCGGTACGGGTCGGAGAGTCGGGCCGCACACCCCGTCGCCTGAGATATGTCGCTCGCCTCCGCCTCGCCGAGGCGCTGACCTCGCAGGCTGTCAGGCGCGACCGGGAATGGGAAGAGGCGATCGATCTGCTGAGATCCGTCGTCGCCGAAGCGCCCGGCGACGGCTGCGATCTGGTCGCGCGCTGGGCGCGTGAGCTCCTCGCTCGGCTCGGGGCGCGAGGAACGACGGACGCGGCGCCGCTGGGCGAGCTCACCGAGCGAGAGCGCCAGGTGCTCACGCTGGTCGCCGACGGTCTGACGAACGCGGCCATCGCGAAGCGACTGTTCATCTCGCCGAAGACGGTGAGCGTGCACGTGTCGTCGATCCTCGCGAAGACAGGAGCCTCCAACAGGGCGCAGGCCGCGGTGCTGCTGACCGGAGAGTCACCCACCCAGCTGGCAGCACCGCGACCCGAAGTCGCCCCCTAG
- a CDS encoding RNA polymerase sigma factor, with product MPGDTTKENATTTAAKKPTARKTASKAASTAKKAAPKSTAKAKDIDSDEPQNDLADEKGPDEVKEEEEDSKSGFVLDRADDDAPVQQVTTAGATADPVKDYLKQIGKVALLNAEQEVDLAKRIEAGLFAEEKLASGDKIAPKLRRELEWIANDGRHAKNHLLEANLRLVVSLAKRYTGRGMLFLDLIQEGNLGLIRAVEKFDYTKGYKFSTYATWWIRQAITRAMADQARTIRIPVHMVEVINKLARVQRQMLQDLGREPTPEELAKELDMTPEKVVEVQKYGREPISLHTPLGEDGDSEFGDLIEDSEAVVPADAVGFTLLQEELSKVMDTLSEREAGVVGMRFGLTDGQPKTLDEIGRVFGVTRERIRQIESKTMSKLRHPSRSQVLRDYLD from the coding sequence ATGCCGGGCGACACGACGAAGGAGAACGCCACGACCACCGCAGCGAAGAAGCCCACCGCGAGGAAGACGGCTTCGAAGGCCGCCTCCACGGCTAAGAAGGCAGCGCCGAAGTCCACCGCCAAGGCCAAGGACATCGACTCCGACGAGCCGCAGAACGATCTCGCGGACGAGAAGGGCCCGGACGAGGTCAAGGAGGAGGAAGAGGACTCGAAGTCCGGCTTCGTCCTCGACCGCGCCGACGACGACGCGCCTGTGCAGCAGGTGACGACCGCGGGCGCCACCGCGGACCCGGTCAAGGACTACCTCAAGCAGATCGGAAAGGTCGCGCTCCTCAACGCCGAGCAGGAGGTCGACCTCGCGAAGCGCATCGAGGCGGGCCTGTTCGCGGAGGAGAAGCTCGCCTCGGGCGACAAGATCGCTCCGAAGCTCCGTCGCGAGCTCGAGTGGATCGCGAACGACGGACGCCACGCGAAGAACCACCTCCTTGAGGCCAACCTGCGCCTCGTGGTCTCGCTCGCCAAGCGCTACACGGGTCGCGGCATGCTGTTCCTGGACCTGATCCAGGAGGGCAACCTCGGCCTCATCCGCGCCGTCGAGAAGTTCGACTACACCAAGGGCTACAAGTTCTCGACCTACGCGACGTGGTGGATCCGTCAGGCGATCACCCGCGCGATGGCGGACCAGGCCCGCACCATCCGCATCCCTGTGCACATGGTCGAGGTCATCAACAAGCTCGCGCGCGTGCAGCGCCAGATGCTTCAGGACCTGGGTCGTGAGCCCACGCCCGAGGAGCTCGCCAAGGAGCTCGACATGACGCCCGAGAAGGTCGTCGAGGTCCAGAAGTACGGCCGCGAGCCCATCTCGCTCCACACCCCGCTGGGCGAGGACGGCGACTCGGAGTTCGGAGACCTCATCGAGGACTCCGAGGCGGTCGTCCCCGCGGACGCGGTGGGCTTCACGCTTCTCCAGGAGGAGCTCTCGAAGGTCATGGACACGCTCTCGGAGCGCGAGGCCGGCGTCGTCGGCATGCGTTTCGGGCTCACCGACGGCCAGCCGAAGACGCTCGACGAGATCGGCCGCGTGTTCGGTGTGACCCGCGAGCGAATCCGCCAGATCGAGTCGAAGACCATGTCGAAGCTGCGTCACCCGTCGCGCTCGCAGGTTCTGCGCGACTACCTGGACTGA
- a CDS encoding DUF4192 family protein, with protein MDDIIRISDPGDLIAVVPRLLGFRPRDSIVVLGMNRAERVSMTARLDREDCLLEDVVESMAAAIVSEARRTGAVGVHVIEFAEEPVDWGAEASEPLIHAWRGALEVRDTWVVHRDRYWSPGCTDAACCPPGGRVLPGAFADVEVALGCERIEAELVRRADRRRVRRARTRFVARRAQGESSWRRVALAEWTQALRGEVPTVPRLGRLAAGLAVPAVRDAVIVAVFGADGEEQAALLEDRQDARAERRLDAVMHGHLAPVGDELEQARAVLRRISELTAGEERSAALAVTALLDWWAGDQAGCLLAADQALEADGRSRLATLVGETAARGILPGWLREER; from the coding sequence ATGGACGACATCATCAGAATCTCCGACCCGGGCGATCTCATCGCCGTCGTGCCCAGGCTCCTGGGCTTCCGGCCCCGCGACTCCATCGTGGTCCTGGGGATGAACCGCGCCGAGCGTGTCTCGATGACCGCTCGTCTCGATCGCGAGGACTGCCTCCTCGAGGACGTCGTGGAGTCGATGGCCGCCGCGATCGTGAGCGAGGCGCGACGCACCGGAGCCGTCGGCGTTCACGTGATCGAGTTCGCGGAGGAGCCCGTCGACTGGGGTGCCGAGGCCTCGGAGCCACTGATCCACGCCTGGCGAGGAGCGCTCGAGGTGCGGGACACCTGGGTCGTGCATCGCGATCGCTACTGGTCGCCGGGGTGCACCGATGCGGCCTGCTGTCCGCCCGGCGGGCGCGTGCTCCCCGGCGCCTTCGCCGATGTGGAGGTGGCCCTGGGATGCGAGCGGATCGAGGCCGAGCTGGTCAGGCGCGCGGACAGGCGGAGGGTCCGCCGCGCGCGCACGCGGTTCGTCGCGCGGCGTGCCCAAGGAGAGTCCTCGTGGCGGCGCGTCGCCCTTGCCGAGTGGACACAGGCGCTTCGGGGCGAGGTCCCCACAGTGCCGCGTCTGGGACGGCTCGCGGCGGGGCTCGCGGTTCCTGCGGTCAGGGACGCGGTGATCGTCGCAGTGTTCGGTGCCGACGGAGAGGAGCAGGCGGCGCTGCTCGAGGATCGACAGGACGCGCGTGCCGAACGCAGGCTGGATGCGGTGATGCATGGGCACCTTGCGCCTGTCGGTGACGAGCTGGAGCAGGCGCGGGCCGTGCTGAGGCGCATCTCCGAGCTGACGGCGGGGGAGGAGCGCTCAGCCGCGCTCGCCGTCACGGCGCTGCTCGACTGGTGGGCGGGAGACCAGGCAGGATGCCTTCTCGCGGCTGACCAGGCGCTCGAAGCTGATGGCCGTTCGCGCCTCGCGACGCTCGTGGGCGAGACTGCGGCACGCGGTATCCTGCCTGGTTGGCTGAGGGAGGAGCGCTGA
- a CDS encoding polyprenyl synthetase family protein, whose protein sequence is MPASIDLSPTAVKDRVDARIRETLDATALALAPAGAAGAEIIDVLAESSHGGKRLRALLTVASHAAHGGAADAAAVSVAAALEWFQTAALIHDDVLDESDTRRGRPAAHRRFEEMLGDVAEAGTAPQLGRSAGVLAGDVALMTSHRALDGALVALADPRPVAELFASMAELVTAGQYLDMRLAATPLADLAGQRESIMATMRCKTASYSAEAPLALGAAVAGADATRIDAMKQVGVPLGIAFQLRDDVLGLIGAPEVTGKPAGDDVREGKRTLLLWHAWTSGSDAQRRAIHAALGRRDADQAEVDDAVAAIVEAGGVAEAEHEIESLTQPALTRLDSLELEAAGAAVLRDLAERLTARAS, encoded by the coding sequence GTGCCAGCCTCGATCGACCTCTCGCCCACCGCCGTCAAGGACCGCGTCGACGCCCGCATCCGCGAGACGCTCGACGCCACCGCCCTCGCGCTCGCGCCCGCGGGCGCGGCAGGTGCGGAGATCATCGATGTGCTCGCCGAGTCGTCCCATGGGGGCAAGCGGCTGCGCGCGCTCCTCACCGTGGCCTCGCACGCGGCTCACGGCGGCGCAGCGGACGCGGCGGCGGTCTCGGTCGCCGCGGCGCTCGAATGGTTCCAGACCGCGGCGCTGATCCACGATGACGTGCTCGACGAATCGGACACTCGGCGCGGCCGACCCGCCGCTCACCGCAGGTTCGAGGAGATGCTCGGCGACGTGGCCGAGGCCGGCACGGCCCCGCAGCTCGGCAGGTCCGCAGGAGTGCTCGCCGGCGACGTCGCCCTCATGACCTCTCACCGCGCCCTTGACGGGGCGCTCGTCGCGCTGGCGGACCCCAGGCCAGTCGCGGAGCTGTTCGCCTCGATGGCGGAGCTCGTCACCGCGGGCCAGTACCTCGACATGCGGCTCGCCGCGACGCCGCTGGCCGACCTGGCCGGCCAGCGGGAGTCGATCATGGCCACGATGCGATGCAAGACCGCCTCCTATTCCGCAGAGGCGCCGCTCGCGCTCGGCGCCGCGGTCGCCGGCGCCGACGCCACCCGGATCGACGCGATGAAGCAGGTGGGCGTCCCCCTGGGGATCGCCTTCCAGCTCCGCGATGACGTCCTGGGTCTGATCGGCGCTCCCGAGGTCACCGGCAAGCCCGCAGGCGACGACGTGCGCGAAGGCAAGCGCACGCTCCTGCTGTGGCACGCGTGGACGTCGGGCAGCGACGCGCAGCGTCGCGCGATCCACGCGGCCCTCGGGCGTAGAGACGCCGATCAGGCAGAGGTGGACGACGCGGTGGCGGCGATCGTCGAGGCCGGCGGCGTCGCCGAGGCCGAGCACGAGATCGAGTCCCTGACGCAACCCGCGCTCACACGGCTCGACTCGCTCGAGCTGGAAGCCGCGGGGGCTGCTGTTCTCCGTGACCTCGCGGAGCGCCTCACGGCGCGCGCTTCGTAG
- a CDS encoding Rv2175c family DNA-binding protein, which yields MSNDIEWLSIPEFAARISVRDSRIRDLLRDRALIAVRRGDNNALSLPADFIVPGDHAPHIIATLKGTLTLLLDMGLTDDEAMDWLFTPADELGSTPMEALRQGQRAAVRRAAQTLL from the coding sequence GTGAGCAACGACATCGAATGGCTGTCCATCCCCGAGTTCGCCGCACGCATCTCGGTGCGCGACTCCCGTATCCGCGACCTGCTTCGCGACCGGGCCCTCATCGCGGTGCGTCGTGGCGACAACAATGCGCTGTCCCTGCCCGCGGACTTCATCGTCCCCGGAGACCACGCGCCTCACATCATCGCCACCCTCAAGGGCACGCTGACCCTGCTTCTCGACATGGGGCTGACCGACGACGAGGCGATGGACTGGCTGTTCACGCCCGCGGACGAGCTCGGCTCGACGCCGATGGAGGCGCTGCGGCAGGGTCAGCGCGCGGCGGTGCGGCGGGCGGCGCAGACGCTGCTCTGA
- a CDS encoding LysM peptidoglycan-binding domain-containing protein: MNSTISPRLHAPRGARRAAAGIVAALALTTAGTLPAAADERHRVSSGETVSGLAVAYGTTVARIVSANGLDSRATIYVGQTLSIPTSVAATTPSSSASGSSTYTVVAGDTVWDLARSHGTTVAAIISANSLSSSATIRIGQTLSIPGGSSSSGTTASSSSSTTTVTHTVRSGDTVWDLARKHGTSVARIVSANGLPSSAVITVGQRLRIPGATSAGTSTATGSTSSSLATEDNIDSFGTSTASHTVTSGETLSSIAAKHGVTVSAIVSANGIKNPSLIRIGQTLTIPGAVASGLVGDTFAGRTYAPEVVASANQNKATLLAMSVPSKEEIQSMVVATASSMGVDTALAQAVAYQESGFNMTAVSPANAIGAMQVIPTSGDWASDMVGRELNLLDADDNVVAGVAILRQLLRTSSSLETAIAGYYQGAASVRKYGMFADTERYVASVLALMERFD, from the coding sequence GTGAACAGCACCATCTCCCCACGCCTGCACGCCCCCCGCGGCGCTCGCCGAGCGGCCGCCGGCATCGTCGCCGCACTCGCGCTCACGACCGCCGGCACCCTGCCTGCAGCCGCCGACGAAAGACACCGGGTGTCCTCCGGAGAGACCGTGAGCGGCCTCGCGGTCGCCTACGGCACCACGGTCGCGAGGATCGTCTCCGCCAACGGGCTCGACTCACGGGCGACGATCTACGTCGGGCAGACGCTCTCGATCCCCACCTCGGTCGCGGCGACCACGCCCTCGTCCTCGGCGAGCGGCAGCTCCACGTACACCGTCGTCGCCGGCGACACGGTGTGGGACCTGGCGCGCAGCCACGGCACGACCGTGGCGGCGATCATCTCCGCCAACTCGCTGAGCTCCTCGGCGACGATCCGCATCGGACAGACCCTGTCGATCCCGGGCGGCTCGTCGTCGTCAGGGACCACCGCATCGTCCTCGTCGTCGACCACGACGGTCACGCACACGGTCAGGTCGGGCGACACCGTGTGGGACCTCGCACGCAAGCACGGGACCTCAGTGGCGAGGATCGTGTCCGCGAACGGGCTGCCGTCGTCGGCGGTCATCACCGTCGGCCAGCGACTGAGGATTCCCGGCGCCACCTCCGCGGGCACCTCCACCGCGACGGGCTCGACCTCCTCGTCACTCGCCACCGAGGACAACATCGACTCCTTCGGCACGAGCACCGCGTCGCACACGGTGACGAGCGGCGAGACACTGTCCAGCATCGCCGCCAAGCACGGCGTCACGGTGTCGGCGATCGTCTCCGCCAACGGGATCAAGAACCCGTCGCTGATTCGCATCGGGCAGACGCTCACGATCCCGGGGGCTGTTGCGTCGGGCCTGGTAGGCGACACCTTCGCGGGCCGCACCTACGCGCCCGAGGTGGTCGCCTCTGCCAACCAGAACAAGGCCACCCTGCTCGCGATGTCCGTGCCCTCCAAGGAGGAGATCCAGTCCATGGTCGTCGCCACCGCATCGTCCATGGGTGTCGACACCGCGCTCGCGCAGGCGGTGGCGTATCAGGAGTCGGGCTTCAACATGACGGCGGTCTCCCCCGCCAACGCGATCGGCGCGATGCAGGTCATTCCCACCTCGGGAGACTGGGCCTCCGACATGGTCGGCCGCGAGCTCAACCTGCTCGATGCGGACGACAACGTCGTGGCCGGCGTCGCGATCCTGCGCCAGCTGCTCCGCACCAGCAGCTCGCTCGAGACAGCGATCGCCGGGTATTATCAGGGGGCCGCATCCGTGAGGAAGTACGGGATGTTCGCCGATACCGAGAGGTACGTCGCAAGCGTCCTGGCACTCATGGAGCGATTCGACTGA